In one Spirosoma rigui genomic region, the following are encoded:
- the infA gene encoding translation initiation factor IF-1 codes for MAKQNSIEQDGVILEALSNAMFRVELANKHEVIAHISGKMRMNYIKILPGDRVKLEMSPYDLSKARIVYRYK; via the coding sequence ATGGCAAAGCAGAATTCAATAGAACAGGATGGCGTGATTTTGGAAGCATTATCAAATGCGATGTTCCGGGTCGAACTGGCCAACAAGCATGAAGTAATCGCTCACATATCGGGTAAAATGCGGATGAACTACATCAAGATTTTGCCCGGAGACCGCGTAAAATTAGAAATGTCGCCTTATGATTTGAGTAAGGCAAGGATTGTGTATCGGTACAAATAG
- the rplQ gene encoding 50S ribosomal protein L17: MRHGKKHNHLSRTHSHREAMLQNMASSLILHKRVETTVAKAKELRKFVEPILTRAKDDTYQNRRIAFMYLNDKETMKELFGVVADKIASRPGGYTRIIKLGNRLGDNADTCLIELVDFNEVLLSAAAEKATATTKTRRSRRSGGAKATDAAATTAAPAAEAATVDAAPEATVVDKAPVAEATEAPADETPAASEGSTSDETKES; this comes from the coding sequence ATGAGACACGGTAAAAAACATAATCACCTAAGCCGGACGCACTCGCACCGCGAAGCGATGTTGCAGAACATGGCGTCGTCGCTTATCCTGCACAAGCGTGTGGAGACTACGGTTGCCAAGGCGAAAGAGCTCCGCAAGTTCGTGGAGCCTATTCTGACCCGGGCAAAAGACGATACGTACCAGAATCGTCGTATTGCGTTCATGTACTTGAACGACAAAGAGACGATGAAGGAATTGTTCGGCGTTGTTGCTGACAAGATCGCCAGCCGCCCAGGTGGCTATACCCGTATCATCAAATTGGGCAACCGGTTAGGCGATAACGCTGATACCTGCCTGATTGAACTGGTTGACTTCAACGAGGTACTGTTGTCGGCGGCTGCTGAAAAAGCAACGGCTACAACGAAAACTCGCCGGAGCCGCCGGAGTGGTGGTGCTAAAGCAACGGACGCTGCTGCTACGACGGCTGCTCCTGCTGCTGAAGCTGCAACGGTTGACGCTGCTCCTGAAGCAACGGTTGTTGACAAGGCTCCCGTAGCTGAAGCAACCGAAGCACCAGCCGATGAGACCCCTGCTGCATCGGAAGGATCAACCAGCGACGAAACGAAAGAGAGTTAA
- a CDS encoding DNA-directed RNA polymerase subunit alpha, whose protein sequence is MSILAFQMPDKVVVEKADDFHGVFEFKPLEKGYGVTIGNALRRILLSSLEGYTITSVKFPGVLHEFSSIEGVVEDVTEIILNLKMVRFKKISDMVDNKITVHIKKQSVLKAGDISKFSPSFEVLNPELELCHIDDTRELEMEIFVEKGRGYVPADEPRANELPFGHIPIDAIYTPIKNVKFSVENTRVEQKTDYERLLLDIETDGSIHPEEALKGAAYILIQHFMLFSDQTMTFETAKLEEENVVDEEVLHMRKLLKTSLADLDLSVRAYNCLKSADVRTLGDLVRLEISDMMKFRNFGKKSLTELEQLVAEKNLTFGMDVAKYRLDED, encoded by the coding sequence ATGTCAATATTAGCGTTCCAAATGCCCGACAAAGTCGTAGTGGAGAAAGCCGACGACTTTCACGGTGTGTTTGAATTCAAACCCCTTGAAAAAGGATATGGTGTAACAATTGGCAATGCGCTGCGTCGCATCCTGTTGTCATCACTGGAAGGTTACACCATCACGAGTGTAAAATTTCCGGGTGTGTTGCACGAATTTTCATCCATCGAGGGCGTTGTTGAAGACGTAACCGAAATCATCCTGAACCTGAAAATGGTTCGGTTTAAGAAGATCTCGGATATGGTCGACAACAAAATTACAGTTCATATTAAAAAGCAATCGGTCTTAAAGGCCGGTGATATATCCAAGTTTTCGCCATCGTTCGAGGTGTTAAACCCCGAGCTGGAATTGTGCCACATTGATGACACGCGCGAACTGGAGATGGAGATTTTCGTGGAAAAAGGACGGGGCTACGTTCCGGCCGACGAACCACGGGCGAATGAACTTCCATTTGGCCACATCCCCATCGATGCTATTTACACGCCGATCAAGAACGTTAAGTTCAGCGTGGAAAATACGCGGGTTGAACAGAAGACGGACTATGAGCGGCTATTGCTGGACATCGAAACCGATGGCTCTATTCATCCGGAAGAAGCATTAAAAGGTGCTGCTTACATTCTGATTCAGCACTTCATGTTGTTCTCCGACCAGACAATGACGTTTGAAACGGCTAAGCTGGAAGAAGAAAACGTGGTGGATGAGGAAGTACTGCACATGCGCAAGCTTCTGAAGACGTCACTGGCCGATCTGGATCTTTCGGTTCGGGCATACAACTGCCTTAAGTCAGCCGACGTTCGCACCCTTGGCGATCTGGTTCGGTTAGAGATTTCTGACATGATGAAATTCCGCAATTTTGGTAAAAAGTCATTGACGGAATTAGAACAACTTGTTGCCGAGAAGAACCTGACGTTCGGTATGGACGTCGCTAAGTACAGACTAGACGAAGATTAA
- the map gene encoding type I methionyl aminopeptidase, which yields MTGSDKKDKMIYLRSEEEIALIKISAQVLGKAHAEVAKLIRPGIATKELDKVAETFIKDNGGSPSFLGYNKFPASLCISVNDVVVHGFPSRYEIRDGDIISIDCGVKLNGYHSDSAYTYPVGEVSPAIRKLLSRTKESVYVGVEKAIDGNRVGDIGYAIQTYTEKFGYSVVRELVGHGVGENLHEAPEVPNYGKRGQGPKLREGMILAIEPMINYGKKGVVQERDGWTIRTVDRKPSAHFEHTVAVRKGKAEILTTFEYIEAVTANTSLMVDTQELTAA from the coding sequence ATGACCGGTTCGGATAAGAAGGATAAAATGATTTATCTCAGGAGCGAAGAAGAAATCGCCCTGATAAAGATCAGCGCGCAGGTGCTTGGAAAAGCCCATGCCGAAGTTGCCAAGCTAATTCGCCCCGGTATTGCAACGAAGGAACTTGATAAGGTTGCTGAGACGTTCATAAAGGATAACGGTGGCTCCCCCTCATTCCTGGGGTATAACAAGTTTCCAGCTTCTTTATGCATATCGGTGAACGACGTTGTTGTTCATGGCTTCCCCAGCCGCTATGAAATTCGGGATGGTGATATCATCTCTATCGATTGCGGAGTAAAGTTGAATGGCTATCACAGTGATAGCGCCTATACGTATCCGGTTGGTGAAGTATCACCAGCCATTCGCAAACTTCTGTCACGGACTAAAGAATCGGTTTACGTGGGTGTGGAGAAAGCAATTGACGGTAACCGGGTAGGCGACATTGGCTATGCAATTCAGACATACACGGAGAAGTTCGGGTATTCGGTAGTTAGGGAGTTAGTAGGACACGGTGTTGGTGAAAATTTGCATGAAGCGCCTGAAGTACCAAATTACGGGAAACGGGGGCAGGGACCTAAATTACGGGAAGGGATGATTCTGGCCATTGAGCCGATGATTAACTACGGTAAGAAAGGTGTTGTGCAGGAACGGGACGGCTGGACAATTCGTACGGTTGACCGCAAACCATCGGCCCACTTTGAACACACAGTTGCTGTGCGAAAAGGAAAAGCCGAAATACTCACAACCTTCGAATACATTGAGGCAGTCACCGCGAATACAAGCCTGATGGTTGACACACAAGAACTGACGGCGGCTTAA
- a CDS encoding AAA domain-containing protein, translated as MKIQFPTPVLRAFRRRLTNLSSRNRSLLLTSLPAGQFLDLHDVDFLLNKSSFTIIAELISRKSAISLCEVLDPRQERTNEVSRKIRRIDRTTRFIQEERGTEDLYVGWPFVRGKFMDGTVVHGPLLFFPVKIEQQGKFWKLLRRGDELAFLNPTLALAYGQFSQVRLPDDVVEKTVDDFDRDPLVFRTQLYEWLKASPLELNFNPDLFTDTLHFFDGQSAKSLDQLERTGELKLYPEAVLGIFPQAGSFLVPDYDVLLERNGARDDEREPLSGDTGLPDVSFTSLDGSLFHQPEKQLHTPLPLDASQEAAIRAVKAGQSIVVQGPPGTGKSQLIANLMADAAASGKRVLLVCQKRAALDVVQERLRGIGMAPFMALVHDFQDDRRALYAQIAEQINQVDTYRQQNNSLNAVLLERDFESESRRIDEAVADLTAFKKALFDTTDCGVSAKELYLTSNAAEQLISLQDNYSHFHFSSVDNFVRRLADYGAYQQRLGSNHVWTDRIRFANFTTADESLIDQHLAQWADTTSAAAEQIKALLGHVLSAQELTDWLTHEWAITALLALLDAPDATTLWSIVEGLRAYPAHPAMAIDESTLDELALAWDHLLQLPGPELMLQPIERPAFTLLLDSALTARSSWVSWQWWQLTDPGKAQLQRVAAANGLSLSEPDLQILRIKVNNRLKLDALLEQAEPLRAGLALPATADGIRLLNRARQFTERLKSLPILRHLSESSTIPHRVFCERIRAVLALARHVNTIRTIGSPYLTGKQLDAIWQNPAHADTLRHALRQDFDLLLDADRLQASFSEGEQTAVDRLVTAEVKPADWPATFQNALRLAWLDHIERAHPQLRSVSSLRMAQLEQSLQESVRHKQDLSRDIVLVKLREQTYRNLTFNRLSNVVTYRDLLHQTTKKRNVWPIRKLMDSYASEIFKVIPCWMASPESVSAMFPLRENLFDLVIMDEASQCYAENGIPALARGRRVVVTGDNQQLRPSDLYRTRLDELDQTDETPVALEVESLLELAAQQLPQVSLKEHYRSRSLDLIAFSNEHFYQRKLLLLPHFSDMNLHEPAIRYLNVKGTWQQNTNPVEADAVVNLLNQLIHEHSNRSIGIVTFNYPQQQLIQDKLESSVNLLSAVNASLPDHLSTLQLFVKNIENVQGDERDIIIFSTGYAPDEHGRLAMQFGSLTMKGGQNRLNVAITRARERVYVITSLWPDQLRTDDSLNEGPRLLKAYLHYALDVSKGRFRPTPQPANLLPSRSLLKEQLAEQHPSWQPELPFADLTIKEAGIYQSLVLTDDDTYYQQSVKQAHAYLPLSFASRQWPFQRIWSREFWRGRS; from the coding sequence TTGAAAATCCAGTTTCCAACACCTGTTCTCCGCGCTTTTCGCCGGCGTCTGACTAATCTCAGCAGCCGCAACCGGTCGCTTTTACTGACGAGCTTGCCCGCCGGCCAGTTTCTGGACCTGCATGATGTTGACTTCCTGCTCAACAAATCGTCCTTTACGATCATCGCTGAGTTGATTAGCCGCAAATCAGCGATCTCACTCTGCGAGGTCCTTGATCCCCGTCAGGAACGTACTAACGAAGTCAGCCGAAAAATCCGGCGTATCGACCGCACTACCCGTTTCATTCAGGAAGAGCGCGGTACGGAGGACCTATACGTTGGCTGGCCCTTTGTGCGGGGTAAGTTCATGGATGGCACCGTCGTACACGGTCCGCTCCTCTTTTTCCCGGTTAAGATTGAGCAGCAGGGAAAGTTCTGGAAGCTGCTGCGCCGGGGCGATGAGCTGGCGTTTTTGAACCCAACCCTCGCTCTTGCTTATGGCCAGTTTAGCCAGGTAAGGCTGCCGGACGATGTTGTCGAGAAAACAGTAGATGACTTCGACAGAGACCCACTCGTTTTTCGGACGCAGCTTTACGAATGGCTCAAAGCCAGTCCGCTCGAACTTAACTTCAATCCGGATCTGTTCACCGATACGCTTCATTTCTTCGATGGTCAATCTGCCAAAAGCCTCGACCAGCTCGAACGCACGGGCGAATTGAAACTTTACCCCGAAGCCGTGCTGGGTATTTTTCCCCAGGCGGGCTCCTTCCTGGTTCCGGATTACGATGTGCTTTTAGAGAGGAACGGAGCGCGCGATGACGAGCGCGAACCCCTATCTGGTGACACCGGGTTGCCCGACGTATCGTTTACTTCGTTGGATGGTTCTTTATTTCATCAGCCCGAGAAACAACTCCATACCCCACTTCCGCTCGATGCTTCTCAGGAGGCTGCTATCCGGGCGGTAAAGGCGGGTCAATCGATTGTTGTGCAGGGCCCGCCTGGCACCGGCAAATCGCAGCTCATTGCCAATCTGATGGCCGACGCTGCCGCATCGGGCAAACGGGTGCTGCTGGTCTGCCAGAAGCGAGCCGCCCTTGACGTGGTGCAGGAGCGACTTCGCGGGATAGGCATGGCTCCTTTTATGGCGCTGGTACACGATTTTCAGGACGACCGACGGGCGTTATACGCCCAGATCGCCGAACAGATTAACCAGGTGGATACCTACCGACAGCAGAACAACAGTCTGAACGCAGTCCTGCTGGAACGCGACTTCGAGTCAGAGAGTCGCCGAATCGACGAAGCCGTTGCTGATTTGACTGCGTTTAAAAAGGCCCTTTTCGACACCACCGATTGTGGAGTGTCGGCCAAAGAGCTTTATTTGACCAGTAACGCGGCAGAGCAGCTGATCTCATTACAGGACAATTATTCACATTTCCATTTTTCGAGTGTGGATAATTTCGTACGGCGATTAGCCGATTACGGGGCGTATCAACAGCGGCTCGGCTCGAATCATGTATGGACGGACCGGATCCGTTTTGCAAACTTCACAACGGCTGATGAAAGCCTTATCGACCAACACCTTGCGCAATGGGCTGATACGACATCAGCTGCTGCTGAGCAAATAAAAGCGTTGCTTGGTCATGTCCTGTCTGCGCAGGAATTAACGGACTGGCTGACGCACGAGTGGGCAATAACGGCTCTGTTGGCTCTACTCGATGCACCGGATGCAACTACCCTGTGGTCCATTGTCGAGGGCCTGCGCGCGTACCCCGCCCATCCGGCAATGGCGATAGATGAGTCGACACTCGATGAACTGGCTTTGGCCTGGGACCATCTGCTCCAGCTACCTGGCCCTGAACTTATGTTACAGCCCATTGAACGCCCTGCCTTCACCCTGTTACTCGATAGTGCCCTCACTGCCCGATCGTCTTGGGTTAGCTGGCAGTGGTGGCAACTGACTGATCCCGGAAAAGCACAGCTTCAGCGGGTTGCCGCGGCTAATGGCCTCAGCCTGTCGGAGCCAGACCTGCAAATACTCCGTATAAAAGTCAATAACCGTCTGAAGCTGGATGCGCTTCTCGAGCAGGCAGAACCACTACGGGCCGGACTGGCTCTCCCCGCTACCGCTGACGGAATTCGCCTGCTAAACCGCGCCCGGCAGTTTACTGAACGCCTGAAAAGCTTGCCGATTCTTCGCCATTTATCCGAATCGTCTACTATACCACACCGGGTATTTTGTGAGCGCATAAGGGCTGTTCTCGCACTGGCTAGGCACGTGAATACTATCCGAACGATTGGCAGTCCTTATCTGACCGGTAAACAGCTCGACGCAATCTGGCAAAACCCGGCCCATGCTGACACGCTGCGTCACGCCCTGCGGCAGGACTTCGACCTGTTGCTGGATGCTGACCGGCTCCAGGCCAGCTTTTCGGAGGGAGAACAAACCGCGGTCGACCGGCTGGTCACTGCCGAAGTCAAACCCGCCGATTGGCCCGCTACTTTCCAGAATGCGTTACGCTTGGCCTGGCTCGACCACATCGAACGAGCGCATCCACAACTTCGGAGTGTTTCGTCGCTTCGGATGGCGCAACTTGAGCAGTCGTTGCAGGAGAGCGTTCGTCACAAACAGGATCTTAGCCGTGATATTGTGCTGGTCAAGCTACGGGAGCAAACGTATCGAAACCTGACGTTCAACCGGCTGAGCAACGTAGTGACCTACCGCGATCTGTTGCACCAGACGACCAAGAAACGGAATGTATGGCCCATTCGTAAGCTCATGGACTCCTATGCCAGCGAAATCTTTAAAGTGATACCCTGCTGGATGGCGTCGCCAGAATCGGTATCGGCTATGTTTCCCCTGCGCGAAAACCTGTTCGATCTTGTCATTATGGATGAAGCGTCCCAATGTTATGCCGAGAATGGTATTCCCGCCCTCGCCCGAGGCAGACGAGTCGTTGTTACAGGCGACAATCAACAGCTACGCCCCAGCGATCTGTACCGGACACGTCTGGACGAACTCGACCAAACTGATGAAACACCAGTGGCGCTCGAAGTTGAATCCCTGCTTGAACTGGCCGCTCAACAATTACCACAAGTATCGTTAAAAGAGCATTACCGTAGCCGGTCACTTGACCTCATTGCATTCTCAAACGAGCACTTCTATCAACGTAAGCTGTTGCTGCTGCCCCACTTTAGCGATATGAATCTGCATGAGCCCGCCATCCGGTATTTGAACGTTAAGGGTACCTGGCAACAAAATACTAATCCGGTTGAAGCTGATGCGGTTGTAAACCTGCTCAATCAGCTAATCCATGAGCATTCCAACCGATCCATTGGCATTGTTACATTCAACTATCCCCAGCAGCAGCTGATTCAGGATAAGCTCGAAAGCAGTGTAAACCTGTTGTCGGCAGTCAATGCGTCGTTGCCAGATCATCTTTCTACGCTGCAATTGTTTGTCAAGAACATTGAGAACGTCCAGGGCGATGAGCGTGACATCATCATTTTTTCGACTGGTTACGCACCAGACGAGCACGGCCGGTTAGCCATGCAGTTTGGTAGTTTAACGATGAAGGGGGGACAAAACCGACTCAACGTAGCTATTACCCGTGCCCGGGAGCGGGTTTATGTCATTACAAGTCTTTGGCCTGATCAACTCAGAACAGATGACTCGCTCAACGAGGGGCCGCGCCTGTTGAAAGCGTATTTACACTACGCTCTCGACGTATCGAAAGGACGTTTCCGGCCGACTCCGCAACCGGCAAACTTGTTACCCAGCCGCTCGCTCCTGAAAGAGCAACTAGCCGAACAGCATCCCTCCTGGCAGCCGGAACTACCCTTTGCTGATCTAACAATTAAAGAAGCTGGTATTTATCAATCACTCGTTCTGACCGATGATGATACCTATTACCAACAGTCAGTCAAGCAGGCTCATGCTTATCTACCGCTATCATTTGCTTCCCGCCAATGGCCCTTTCAGCGGATCTGGAGCCGGGAATTCTGGCGCGGGAGGTCATAA
- the rpsD gene encoding 30S ribosomal protein S4 has translation MARYIGPKARISRKFGEPIMGPSKALQKKNYGPGMHGRGRKRKQSEYALQLIEKQKVKYTYGILERQFRALFHRAQVREGITGENLLKLCEARLDNTVFRLGIATSRRAARQLVSHKHIIVDGEVVNIPSYSLKPGQIIGVREKSKSLEAVSSSLSARNTKRYNWVEWDGQQMAGKFISYPERDQIPENFNEQAIVELYSK, from the coding sequence ATGGCACGTTACATTGGGCCTAAAGCCAGAATTTCGCGTAAGTTTGGAGAACCCATCATGGGACCCAGCAAAGCGCTTCAGAAAAAGAATTACGGACCGGGTATGCACGGTCGGGGTCGTAAGCGGAAACAATCCGAATATGCACTCCAGTTGATTGAGAAGCAAAAAGTAAAGTATACTTATGGTATCCTGGAGCGCCAGTTCCGGGCGTTGTTCCACCGGGCACAGGTTCGGGAAGGAATCACCGGCGAAAACCTGCTGAAACTGTGTGAAGCCCGTCTGGACAACACTGTTTTTCGTCTGGGTATCGCTACCTCACGCCGGGCTGCCCGTCAGCTGGTGTCACACAAGCATATCATCGTTGATGGTGAAGTAGTGAATATTCCCTCTTATTCGCTCAAGCCGGGTCAGATCATCGGCGTTCGTGAGAAGTCGAAGTCGCTGGAAGCCGTTTCGTCAAGCCTGTCGGCTCGCAACACCAAGCGTTACAACTGGGTAGAGTGGGATGGTCAGCAAATGGCGGGTAAGTTTATTAGCTACCCAGAGCGCGATCAGATTCCGGAGAACTTCAACGAGCAAGCCATCGTCGAATTGTATTCGAAGTAA
- the carA gene encoding glutamine-hydrolyzing carbamoyl-phosphate synthase small subunit, with amino-acid sequence MKHTQQPEALLVLQDGSVFRGLALGKTGTAGGEICFNTGMTGYQEIYTDPSYYGQVIINTTSHIGNYGVLNNAEQESSSVKIRGMVCNFFSNIHSRYTADGSLQDYFERAGIVGIHGVDTRQLVRYIRSKGVMNCIISSEILDPVELLARLHEVPDMAGLELSSEVSTTEAYEEGDPEAALRVAVLDLGVKRSILSNFNERGVFCKVFPARTSYADLAAWKPNGYFIANGPGDPAAMPYAVETVKQVLDEEKPVFGICLGHQILSLASGISTYKMHNGHRGLNHPVKNLITGHCEVTSQNHGFAVQAEEVMDHANVELTHINLNDKTIEGIRRKDKPAFSVQYHPESSPGPHDSRYLFDQFVGMMKE; translated from the coding sequence ATGAAACATACACAGCAACCAGAAGCTCTGTTGGTTTTACAAGATGGTTCAGTTTTCAGAGGGCTTGCTCTTGGAAAAACGGGCACGGCCGGGGGCGAAATCTGCTTCAATACCGGTATGACCGGCTATCAGGAGATTTACACTGACCCGTCTTACTATGGCCAGGTAATCATTAACACAACTTCTCACATTGGAAACTACGGCGTCCTCAACAACGCTGAGCAAGAGTCGAGCAGTGTTAAGATCCGGGGCATGGTTTGTAATTTCTTCTCCAATATTCACTCCCGGTACACAGCCGATGGTTCGCTACAGGATTATTTCGAACGGGCCGGTATTGTGGGTATTCATGGCGTGGATACCCGGCAACTGGTGCGGTACATCCGCTCGAAAGGCGTAATGAACTGTATTATTTCGTCGGAGATTCTGGATCCGGTCGAACTGCTGGCGAGATTGCATGAAGTACCCGATATGGCGGGCCTTGAACTTTCGTCGGAAGTATCCACGACCGAAGCGTATGAAGAAGGTGATCCGGAAGCGGCACTACGGGTGGCTGTGCTTGACCTCGGTGTGAAGCGGAGTATTTTGAGCAACTTCAACGAGCGGGGTGTTTTCTGCAAAGTATTCCCGGCCCGTACGTCTTATGCTGATCTGGCGGCCTGGAAACCCAATGGCTACTTTATTGCCAATGGCCCCGGCGACCCAGCCGCTATGCCTTACGCGGTTGAAACCGTTAAACAGGTGCTGGACGAAGAGAAGCCCGTATTCGGGATCTGCCTGGGTCACCAGATTCTGTCGCTGGCCAGCGGTATCTCAACCTACAAAATGCACAATGGACACCGTGGCTTGAACCACCCCGTGAAAAACCTGATTACGGGTCATTGTGAGGTGACGTCGCAGAACCACGGATTTGCGGTGCAGGCCGAAGAGGTAATGGACCACGCAAATGTTGAACTGACCCATATTAATCTGAACGATAAAACCATTGAGGGTATTCGTCGGAAAGACAAGCCCGCTTTTTCGGTGCAATACCACCCGGAATCATCACCAGGGCCGCACGACTCGCGTTACCTGTTCGATCAATTCGTGGGTATGATGAAAGAATAA
- the ykgO gene encoding type B 50S ribosomal protein L36, which produces MKVKASIKKRSEDCKVIRRKGKLYVINKKNPRYKQRQG; this is translated from the coding sequence ATGAAGGTCAAAGCGTCCATTAAGAAGCGCAGCGAAGACTGCAAGGTGATCCGTCGGAAAGGGAAACTGTACGTGATCAACAAAAAGAATCCCCGTTACAAACAAAGACAAGGCTAA
- the rpsM gene encoding 30S ribosomal protein S13, giving the protein MARIAGVDIPDKKRGEIALTYIFGIGRSRAKKILTDAGISVDKKASEWSDDEASAVRNAITNEYKVEGQLRSEVQLSIKRLMDIGCYRGLRHRKGLPVRGQHTKNNSRTRKGKRKTVANKKKVTK; this is encoded by the coding sequence ATGGCACGTATTGCAGGTGTAGACATTCCAGACAAAAAGCGGGGCGAGATTGCGCTGACGTACATCTTCGGCATTGGCCGTAGCCGGGCGAAGAAAATCCTGACCGACGCGGGTATCAGTGTTGACAAAAAGGCAAGTGAGTGGTCGGACGATGAAGCGAGCGCTGTGCGTAACGCAATCACGAACGAGTACAAAGTTGAAGGTCAGCTGCGCTCAGAAGTTCAGTTGAGCATCAAGCGCCTGATGGACATTGGTTGCTACCGTGGCCTTCGGCACCGGAAAGGGCTTCCCGTCCGTGGTCAGCATACCAAAAACAACTCCCGTACCCGGAAAGGTAAGCGGAAGACTGTTGCTAACAAGAAGAAAGTAACGAAATAA
- the rpsK gene encoding 30S ribosomal protein S11 — translation MAQAKRKDKAKKRVVIVEPVGQVHIRATFNNIIISITNMNGQVISWASAGKMGFRGSKKNTPYAAQTAASNCAAVAHDLGMRKAEVFVKGPGSGRESAIRTIQNSGIEVTTIRDITPMPHNGCRPPKRRRV, via the coding sequence ATGGCTCAAGCAAAACGCAAAGACAAAGCGAAAAAGCGGGTAGTGATTGTTGAACCCGTTGGTCAGGTACACATCCGGGCAACGTTCAACAACATCATCATCTCGATCACCAACATGAACGGCCAGGTTATTTCCTGGGCTTCGGCGGGTAAAATGGGCTTCCGTGGCTCGAAGAAAAACACGCCATATGCTGCTCAGACAGCCGCTTCAAACTGTGCTGCTGTTGCCCACGATCTGGGTATGCGCAAAGCAGAGGTGTTCGTAAAAGGTCCAGGATCAGGTCGTGAGTCGGCAATCCGTACCATTCAGAACTCGGGGATTGAAGTAACAACGATCCGCGATATTACCCCCATGCCGCACAACGGTTGTCGGCCACCCAAGCGTCGTCGTGTATAA
- the secY gene encoding preprotein translocase subunit SecY: MNRLISTFKNIFSIDELRGRILNTLLFITAFRLGSAIVLPGVDPNKLNLNPQGLLGLLDTFLGGAFSKASIFALGIMPYISASIAIQLLTLALPYFQKMQKEGESGRKRLNQITRVLTIAVTAVQAITYIGTTIPNEALLIDRGLFTISSLFILTSGTIFCMWLGERITDKGIGNGISMIIMIGIVSRLPGAIIGEQQSRGSGGILLFVLELVALYFVVMGAVVLTQAVRRIPIQYAKQVIGNKVVGGQRQYLPLKLNAAGVMPIIFAQALMFVPTYLAGMFADKSDFAANVQNAFASYTSWQYNVLFALLIIVFTFFYTAISVNPVQIADDMKRSGGFIPGVKPGIQTSDYIGTVLDRITLPGAVMLAIVAILPAIANLLGMTSGFAQFFGGTSLLIMVGVVLDTLQQVESYLLMRRYEGLMKSGRVQGRTSETAAAV; the protein is encoded by the coding sequence ATGAACCGACTCATCAGTACGTTTAAGAATATTTTTTCCATTGACGAGTTGCGGGGTCGTATCCTCAACACGCTGTTGTTTATCACGGCGTTTCGCCTTGGTTCAGCCATCGTGTTACCGGGCGTCGATCCGAACAAGTTGAATCTGAATCCGCAGGGACTACTTGGTTTGCTGGATACTTTCTTAGGAGGTGCATTCAGCAAAGCATCAATCTTTGCCTTAGGCATCATGCCGTATATCTCGGCATCGATTGCTATTCAGCTGCTCACGCTTGCATTACCCTATTTCCAGAAAATGCAGAAAGAGGGTGAGTCGGGTAGAAAACGGCTGAATCAGATCACACGGGTATTGACCATCGCCGTTACGGCGGTGCAGGCTATTACCTACATCGGTACAACGATCCCGAACGAGGCACTGCTTATCGACCGGGGTCTGTTCACGATTTCGTCGTTGTTCATCCTGACATCGGGCACCATCTTCTGTATGTGGCTTGGTGAGCGGATAACGGATAAGGGAATTGGCAATGGTATTTCCATGATCATTATGATCGGGATAGTATCGCGGTTGCCAGGTGCCATTATCGGTGAGCAGCAGTCACGGGGATCGGGTGGCATCCTGCTGTTCGTGTTAGAACTGGTCGCTCTGTACTTTGTGGTAATGGGCGCTGTTGTGCTGACACAAGCCGTTCGCCGAATTCCAATCCAGTATGCAAAGCAGGTCATTGGTAACAAGGTGGTAGGTGGTCAGCGGCAGTATCTGCCTCTGAAACTAAATGCTGCCGGTGTTATGCCGATCATCTTCGCCCAAGCGCTGATGTTCGTGCCTACTTACCTGGCTGGTATGTTCGCTGACAAGAGTGACTTTGCCGCTAACGTGCAGAATGCATTTGCAAGCTACACGAGCTGGCAGTACAACGTTCTGTTCGCGCTGTTGATCATCGTTTTTACGTTCTTCTACACAGCCATCTCGGTGAACCCCGTTCAGATCGCTGATGATATGAAGCGTAGTGGTGGGTTTATTCCAGGCGTTAAACCTGGAATTCAGACCTCCGACTACATCGGTACTGTACTTGACCGGATCACACTACCCGGTGCCGTTATGTTAGCCATCGTAGCCATTCTGCCAGCTATTGCCAATTTACTTGGTATGACCAGTGGATTTGCTCAATTCTTTGGCGGTACGTCCCTTCTCATCATGGTAGGTGTTGTATTGGATACGTTGCAGCAGGTGGAAAGTTATTTGCTGATGCGTCGGTATGAAGGATTGATGAAGTCAGGCCGCGTTCAGGGCCGGACGAGTGAGACAGCAGCAGCAGTGTAA